Proteins from a single region of Primulina tabacum isolate GXHZ01 chromosome 5, ASM2559414v2, whole genome shotgun sequence:
- the LOC142545442 gene encoding nudix hydrolase 8-like isoform X1, giving the protein MALNIFSSKSLSSGSEMMLSNPLLNSRRIVKGSPLGCSCRGYCPRASYSETSQNTTSAVGQHDYIDSYSYQIDRINGTSSSAFIKKIDILDAFDDEYGGVMVNPERLPSNPNVFARALHLSVHHWKVKGKKGVWLKLPLEKSDLVPVAVKEGFLYHHAERSFVMLTFWIPDGPSLLPSNASHHVGVGGFVINNNDEVLVVQEKHCAPKLHGLWKIPTGFILESEEIHLGAVREVKEETGIDTEFVEVVAFRQAHDVSFEKSDLFFVCMLRPLSTAIKVDDHEIQAAKWMPLHNFVNQPLIQEDRMFKKIIDICVAQLEKRYCGLSVHQLFSKFDGKLSSLYFNGVKDWDSDCRAE; this is encoded by the exons ATGGCTCTTAATATTTTTAGCTCAAAGTCATTATCTTCCGGTTCAGAGATGATGCTTTCGAACCCTTTACTAAACTCGAGACGTATCGTTAAAGGCAGTCCACTGGGGTGTTCCTGCAGAG GCTATTGTCCAAGGGCTTCCTATTCAGAAACTTCACAGAATACCACCTCTGCAGTTGGCCAACATGATTATATAGACTCATATTCTTATCAAATCGATCGAATAAATGGAACGAGTTCAAGCGCCTTCATTAAAAAGATCGACATACTTGATGCATTTGATGATGAATATGGTGGAGTCATGGTAAATCCTGAGAGATTGCCATCCAATCCCAATGTGTTTGCACGGGCACTTCATTTGTCAGTGCACCATTGGAAAGTAAAG GGAAAGAAGGGAGTTTGGTTGAAGCTGCCACTTGAAAAATCTGATCTTGTTCCCGTGGCTGTAAAG GAAGGATTCCTGTATCATCATGCCGAAAGATCATTCGTGATGCTGACTTTCTGGATCCCGGATGGACCATCCCTTCTACCATCTAACGCTTCTCATCATGTTGGAGTTGGCGGTTTTGTGATCAACAATAATGATGAG GTGCTAGTAGTGCAAGAAAAACATTGTGCTCCCAAACTTCATGGTTTATGGAAAATACCTACCGGTTTCATTCTCGAA TCGGAGGAAATCCATTTAGGAGCTGTAAGAGAAGTAAAAGAGGAAACCGGG ATTGATACCGAATTTGTGGAAGTTGTAGCTTTCAG GCAAGCTCATGATGTTTCTTTCGAGAAATCGGATCTGTTCTTTGTCTGCATGTTGAGACCACTGTCAACAGCAATCAAAGTTGACGATCATGAAATCCAAGCGGCCAAG TGGATGCCTCTGCACAATTTTGTGAATCAACCATTGATCCAAGAGGACAGGATGTTCAAGAAAATCATTGACATTTGCGTTGCACAACTGGAGAAGCGATATTGCGGATTATCTGTGCATCAATTATTCTCCAAATTTGATGGAAAATTATCGTCGTTGTACTTCAACGGCGTCAAGGACTGGGACTCCGACTGTCGAGCTGAGTAA
- the LOC142545442 gene encoding nudix hydrolase 8-like isoform X2, which translates to MCISLGYCPRASYSETSQNTTSAVGQHDYIDSYSYQIDRINGTSSSAFIKKIDILDAFDDEYGGVMVNPERLPSNPNVFARALHLSVHHWKVKGKKGVWLKLPLEKSDLVPVAVKEGFLYHHAERSFVMLTFWIPDGPSLLPSNASHHVGVGGFVINNNDEVLVVQEKHCAPKLHGLWKIPTGFILESEEIHLGAVREVKEETGIDTEFVEVVAFRQAHDVSFEKSDLFFVCMLRPLSTAIKVDDHEIQAAKWMPLHNFVNQPLIQEDRMFKKIIDICVAQLEKRYCGLSVHQLFSKFDGKLSSLYFNGVKDWDSDCRAE; encoded by the exons ATGTGCATTTCACTTG GCTATTGTCCAAGGGCTTCCTATTCAGAAACTTCACAGAATACCACCTCTGCAGTTGGCCAACATGATTATATAGACTCATATTCTTATCAAATCGATCGAATAAATGGAACGAGTTCAAGCGCCTTCATTAAAAAGATCGACATACTTGATGCATTTGATGATGAATATGGTGGAGTCATGGTAAATCCTGAGAGATTGCCATCCAATCCCAATGTGTTTGCACGGGCACTTCATTTGTCAGTGCACCATTGGAAAGTAAAG GGAAAGAAGGGAGTTTGGTTGAAGCTGCCACTTGAAAAATCTGATCTTGTTCCCGTGGCTGTAAAG GAAGGATTCCTGTATCATCATGCCGAAAGATCATTCGTGATGCTGACTTTCTGGATCCCGGATGGACCATCCCTTCTACCATCTAACGCTTCTCATCATGTTGGAGTTGGCGGTTTTGTGATCAACAATAATGATGAG GTGCTAGTAGTGCAAGAAAAACATTGTGCTCCCAAACTTCATGGTTTATGGAAAATACCTACCGGTTTCATTCTCGAA TCGGAGGAAATCCATTTAGGAGCTGTAAGAGAAGTAAAAGAGGAAACCGGG ATTGATACCGAATTTGTGGAAGTTGTAGCTTTCAG GCAAGCTCATGATGTTTCTTTCGAGAAATCGGATCTGTTCTTTGTCTGCATGTTGAGACCACTGTCAACAGCAATCAAAGTTGACGATCATGAAATCCAAGCGGCCAAG TGGATGCCTCTGCACAATTTTGTGAATCAACCATTGATCCAAGAGGACAGGATGTTCAAGAAAATCATTGACATTTGCGTTGCACAACTGGAGAAGCGATATTGCGGATTATCTGTGCATCAATTATTCTCCAAATTTGATGGAAAATTATCGTCGTTGTACTTCAACGGCGTCAAGGACTGGGACTCCGACTGTCGAGCTGAGTAA